GTTCACTTCTGCCACAATTTCATAGAAAAGCCAAACGTCATAAAAAGCTTCCCATTGAAAATTAACATCATTGAACAGCACCTCAGTGACATCAGGCAATCAACAATCATGCTCATCAGTTTCCAAGAATCTGAATGGCAAGACACAGTAAGGCATTATTGGGAACTTCTTTGTTAACCATTGTCTTTCATAATTAAGTTATTTTATATCTCTTCCATTATTGAGAGTGTGCCAAATGTGACAGGACAGCCTGAAGCAGCCCTGCTGCTAGCCATGGGAGAATCATAATACTTTGGAGGTCATGCAAGTGAAGTTTACACTAGGCtactgaaaaagagggtgaggttacacttacaggggagctacaccagacgcgtaactgaagtgttccgttcgcgacgcgtatgttgcagccggtcgcagcagttaattatcactgtagtcaatggaagtagctacaccagacgcaacagtcgcgcgtacatttgaaaaaaatagacccatcttctaaaatggattttacgcgtcgcgaacggaatgcttcagttacgcatctggtgtagctcccctgttagggTAACAACCTGATCACTACAACAATATCTGCAACAAAACGGACTTTGGGATTTCAATGAGAGAGTTGATGCACAACTATTGAAGGAATAATCATATCAGAAGAACTTACAATAACCTATACAGCAAACTTAAATGTCACAGAAACTGcactgtgaatatgtgtgtgtgttttgtcattgTGCTTTGGTGAACTGCTGTCagttgttaagtccgacgtcatggGCCCACTAGCTTTTTTCGTGAGAAGACGTTTAGCACAGCCAGATgtttttgcaacttgtaaactttgtcatcacctcCATTTTAGCGAgtgtaaaacaaaatcgctaaatttttacttttgtttttgtaaaacatgtcaaatatacagtatgatattaaaaaaagaaagcaaagcaGTCATAAAATCCTGGATTTCagctttttaaaagcacattttcacacacattcacaatgtTAACATCCTAGGTGTAGTTCACTAACAATACAAGGTAGACATTTTCCCttcttcacttttttttctccatttcaaCAGTTAACATTTTGACACCTTCCTGATAGAGGACGCTGAAGAAAATGAAGATGTATAAGGGAAAGGCTTTCTCAGCAAGGGTTCAGTGGAAATACCAGTTGTGCCCAATCATGTCCTCACCACAGGGGCCACTTTCTCAACACACCTGGTTCCGCAGAAGTCATTCTGTTCTGAGTGCTCGGAAAAAAGGTTGCTCTTTCTGAACCAATTCGTATTACTCAAAGTTTCTTACATTTACTTGCACCAGAAGATGTCAAAAGATGCTGAATATCTCTCAGTAGGCCTGTTGACCACCAAAAACCACCCAGTGAATAAAGGATAGTAAACTAGAAAACGAACAAAAACCCACTCAGTTCTGCATACTCCCCTCAAAAATTAATGACGCTTGTTAACTTTTTCTGTAACTCTATACTatttgtgaccttccacggcaaaatcagtcacattgtccaaattttcaaaatcatagttattacgttttcaggaaggggcataatcaaccttcaaaacgatacctatatctaatgaattgaacgtcatattactgaaatataaacattcaaaggagttgagttcatcctgtcatgccaagagaaaaacagagaaatctgcctctgaagttaaccgtcggctcaacactcacaaacgctttgtaaggtcgccgctattacaagatttacggtacgtgtatcaacgacacagcacgcggatggcttggtggttgtcaatgagtgcatttaccgtaaatattggaatagagcggcaaaaacgagacgcctctaacttcctgcttcctctaactttctcacctcaagaaactcacgtttttagactagaaaaggtcagtttttcggcgaaatgtattcacggccgtacagtgtagacctcccactgtttcagaacacacacacaaaaaaatccacgattttagcacaactgatataaatggtcatttttctcagaaacgtctgttgcgacaagcgactggttttgccatGGAGAGTCACATTTATGCAATTTATATgtctactcttgcagctcatgtgtatataaatgagtgtgtgcatgtgtgagtttgcttttgtgtataagagtgtgtgtgtgtctgtgtgtgtgtggatggctgtgactgtgcgtgtgtgcgtgtgtgtgcatgtgtgtgagtgtgtgtctgtgcgtatctgtgcatgtgaatctgtggatgtgtgtgtgtgtgagtgtgtaactgTGCATGTGAAtctgtggatgtttgtgtgtgagacagtatCATTCTTAACCAGCAACTCTTCGCTCaatagcaccatctgcaggccgatgggtgtacagtcactaaatgtacacataaatacatttattttatagccccccatggatgaaattccacaaaacgtgGCATGCTTCCAGAGAATGTCAGGGCAGTCAGGCTAATAATAGACATGCAATTTGGTGCAGTTCgtaacatttcatctgaagataggagcgattaaagcaatataatattgcattttcattttttgctatgggggtgcaaatcacaaatgactggttataagctaagttgatggaggctcttgagaccaacatccCATGAACATGTCCTCATCCTCGGTGCTTCGGTTCgggtagttatttaggaaaaacaaagaaaaaattgacaatcactatatgaccgctatgtaatgctagctatgctagtgGCAGTCATCATAATAATGGGTTTGTTATTGTTCCttaatatttttgtttgtagaactagcTACCGGCTACATCcggcttaaaggaacacttcaccgttttttcattaGGGCcagagcaccgaggtgcggccgatgtagcagcggctgcaccataggtgcaaggccctattgctcaGATTatcattagggcccgagcaccgaggtgcggccactaaAGTGGCTGCAcagtaggtgcaaggcccttttgtttttgctcagattaaatttcttctgggccacgttttgccttttttcaccaacttggcatgctctaaaactctttaaATTTGgaagctatgtgtggaattggtaacactactcagcgacagagctctggcttagggcgtggcttagggactctatagcgccacctagcacgttgtctgttgtggttgacacatacattcacgaaaaagagctaaatttggtgggcttgtgagttattgctaccactagtcagagacagagctctggcctagggtgtggcttagggactctatagcaccacctagcgtgttgtctgttgtggttgacacatacattcacaaacatttaccaaatttggtgggcttgtgtgttattgctgccgctaatcagagacagagctctggcctagggtgtgacttagggactctatagcgccacctagcgtgttgtctgttgtggtagacacatacattcacaaaaattaaccagatttggtgggcatgtgtgttgctcatgcacatgctcaccaacacacacatgttgctttgttagattccaaaatgtcacaggtccgcaccgcaggtgctcgggcctgccatcgccgcttgtggctatatttatattttttgcTTCAGTGTCATGTATCACAACACTTCATTGAGTTCTAGGCGTTTCCGTGAGTTGTAaataaaatcatttttaaaatattaaatgtgTCATTCTCTTTAAGCCTCAAGAATGTTTTGACATTGATTTTTGATAaagttaaaggtagggtatggtgCTCCCTTTCataatttttgcaaaatcactggAAATCCTTTTCTTAACTCACTTACAGCCACGGAGTTGTAAGCACTGAGCAACACCATGTGGCGGTCATATCATGTGCTTGCTCTGTGGTACAGTAAATGTACTTTCAATGGGATTTTATTGTGTTCATCAGGAAACCCATATATGGTAGATCCCTGAGGTGGAGGTTACGGTATAAATGAGCTATACTCCATGTATTCATAATGGAACAAAAAGCCACTGAACTGGCACCTACACCTTCAAACATCAATAtatgaaacttcattcaaaaatataaaaataatgtCTTACTGTATGAAATGTTACTTGGTTTATTGCTGTATGTGGATATGTTTAAATGGTACTTCATAATGTTACATATTTTAGTATTATTTTAGTATCACATGTGAAATATGCCTGAAATTATGGGGAACTTCACTACTTTAAAATTCTTTATTCTTTCCGGGCTGCAGGACTCAGGAGTTTACAAGCCTCTTTACTTCTTGTTGGTGTTTGTCCTTTACATCCTCATTATTGTAGTCAACTTAACTTTGATCTTTATTGTGGCATTGGATAAAAGCCTCCATGAGCCCATGTACATTTTCATCTGTAATCTGTGTGCTAATGGACTCTACGGGACTGTTGGTTTTTACCCCAAATTTTTGCTGGATTTGCAATCTGATGTTCACATGATAAGCTACAGATGGTGCTTGATTCAAACATATGTCATTTACAGCTCTGCACTGTGTGAAATGACAGTTTTAACAGTGATGTCTTATGATCGCTATGTGGCCATTTGCAGACCACTACAATACCACAGCATACTGACTCCACGTGCTGTGATAAAGTTGCTTGTATTAGCCTGGACCTGTCCTCTTTTGGCAAAAGCAATAGGTATGCTCCTTACTTCTAGGTTACCGATTTGTGGATCTTACATCTCTAAACTATTCTGTGACAATCCATCAATACTAAAGTTGGGATGTTATCAAGCCATAGCCAACCAAGTATGGAGTATGATGGCAATTGCAGTTTATCTAGTACAGTtagttttcattttaatttcttaTGCTAATATTATCCATGTTTGTATATCATTCAGCGACGGTAGAACAAAGTTCAGTAAAACTTGTGTGCCTCATATTGTAGTTATGGTAATCTATATAATgacagcattgtttgatgtattTTACAGCTGGGATGGTTCAGTAAATCTTCCAGTTGATGTGCGTAATGCATTGGCTGTACAATTTCTGATTCTTCCTCCACTACTGAACCCAATAATATATGGCCAACAACTTCCACAGATTCGAAAAGTACTACGCAGACAAAGTCGCAAACAAAAAATTGTTTGTTATCTTAGAAATAATGGATGATTGTTGTTTGATAAACCATGTCCTACTTAGACTTCTTTGTATATCGTGCTCTAAAATGGAATTGAATATTAATAGACACAGTAATGTGGTAATTATGTTTGTATTGAGCTGTACCTGTCATTACTCTGCATGCTCATGtgaattgtgtttgtgtcactTTCCTTCTTACTTAGTCTGCTcctatagacacacaaacactgaaataaGTGCCAGAGTATATTTGCTGCCCTGATGggattttgttttgctttgaatATACAATGGATGACCCTGTTCTTCACCAATGTGAAAtaaataatgaccgctgtcaatggcaacagagTTTGTGCTTCTGTCATATCACTCTGCAATGGAATTTTGTTAAaagttaaaggaatatttcggtattttacactttaagcccgttttctgtattgcctagcatgaaaacgagtgtttgacactgaaatctcaacgattgagcctgtttgtgcaatttggcagctttagaatgcaCATTTAgcagcacatttttaaaaacgaaggtttaggggtgttttaaggagagaatagtccatgcatataacgagcaatgttaaagccatacagagaacattctaaagctgccaaattccacaaacaggctcaatcgtcgagatatcggtgtcaaacactcattttcatgctaggcaaactatctgtgtggcaaactatttattttgacAGCGGAAGCCCCTAAACGGTAGCTATTGCTAAGTAGGCATActgtataataagcgggataatgtatggaacgcaggtcattatcgggaaaataagtaccttcAGGGCGAAACCAGACCGGTTTGCCCTGTCGGTACTTAATTTcctgataatgaccagcgttctttacattatcccttacatattttatcatacaaaataaatctattttataataaaaaaaaagtctggcATGGGTTTACTTGTGGGCTTACCGTGGCGCTATTTAAGACCACGTGTTCCAAATAATTCCATGACCGAGACTATTGACAAAAATTAAATATCTATATGGAAGGGTCTACAATTTGCCTCAATATATTTCAGTGTATACAGTAATAATCTAATAACTGAACATTTCAAACTATTTTgcctccattaaaaaaaaagaaattgttcCTTTCCTTTCATAACCAGACTACAATTAGGTCACATGACTTCACCCTTCGACATTACTCACcatagcatggtttgtttattagcctgtttagCATTGACACTCTCTTCATGTGAATAAAAGTAAGTGCACAAGATAAAACCTCATTAAGAAAAAGGGGTTGGATGGGAGACTGGATGCCGAAGCCATCAGGAAGAGATGGGAAAACCTGGTGCAGAAATACAAGGTTAGTACAAGGTTGTTCCATACATATCTTTTCCCCAGTGAAGTGAAATGTCACACTATGATCTACATTACATTTTATCATAAGGCTACAAAGACGTGTGTGGTTGTCAGAATAGTTCTTAGTTTGTACTGTACACCATCATTAAAAGGTTTGTGTAGTCATTTTAGAATGTCCTTAGAATTATGAGTGAACTGAAATTGGCCAACATGTGCTCAGCATTTATATTTATCGACGGTGattttttaaaagtgttttatCGAAGGTGATTGAGAAACTTTGATTGAGTGTATTTTTGTAAGTAAGATATGTATTGTTAGTGTTAAGAGTGAAATAGTGCAACTTTTTTATTGTCTTTCCATCCACGGGCACTTAAGCAACCTCGTACGGGTGTTAGCACAGAGGGGGATAAGGCCACCGCCGCTTCTTGGAAGTGGTATTCCCTTATGGATGAAGCAATAGGGAGCAGGCCGTCTGTGGAGCCGCCTGTTCTCTTTGCTTTGTCCAACCTGGAAGTGGCAAGGGCCTCACCCCCTCCTGTGGTGACACACCGGACAAGGGTTCCTCTTCAGCCGAGGCGCCGTGTAGACACATTGGAGATTTTGAATGCCTTGAAGGAGAATGAGAGGCAGTGTGACGAGGTCatgcaggagatggagagagagcagaagaagagagaggagaagagagagacaggcaagaGAGGCTGCAGAGCGTGAGGAGGGGAGGCATGTGGAGAGGctgtggagagggaagagaggcgACACCGTgaggcagtggagagagaggagaggtttttcagggagatgagggagagggagatggcagccagggagagagaggcagctgcCAGATTTTTAGATACATTTAGcaacacattttaaaataaataaataaataaatatgcaaaTAATTATTTATACTGTGTCACTCATTATATCACACCTTCACATCTTTTTTCAGGTGAGCCTGATTAGGTTTCTCCAGAGTCTGACTGCTCTCAATAAGTTCATTGGTAAAACCTTTacagtaatgtgtttgtgtgtctgatggGCTG
The Sardina pilchardus chromosome 13, fSarPil1.1, whole genome shotgun sequence genome window above contains:
- the LOC134099175 gene encoding olfactory receptor 6N2-like, with translation MGNFTTLKFFILSGLQDSGVYKPLYFLLVFVLYILIIVVNLTLIFIVALDKSLHEPMYIFICNLCANGLYGTVGFYPKFLLDLQSDVHMISYRWCLIQTYVIYSSALCEMTVLTVMSYDRYVAICRPLQYHSILTPRAVIKLLVLAWTCPLLAKAIGMLLTSRLPICGSYISKLFCDNPSILKLGCYQAIANQVWSMMAIAVYLVQLVFILISYANIIHVCISFSDGRTKFSKTCVPHIVVMVIYIMTALFDVFYSWDGSVNLPVDVRNALAVQFLILPPLLNPIIYGQQLPQIRKVLRRQSRKQKIVCYLRNNG